From one Melioribacteraceae bacterium genomic stretch:
- a CDS encoding M28 family peptidase, whose protein sequence is MQLSKKITYYLFFILVNNVFAQNPATSISIEKIQKHVSFLGSDIFEGRGTGTTGGELAAKYLAQEFSKLDIIPLGSNGTYYQYIPMHGSEPKIESRLTIYDRDENQTSLKLLNDYILLEDGDQTFTPMPLQLIFAGYGIIAPEYDYNDFQSINVEGKVVVVIEGEPTSNDFKYFDGANPTIYSLVESKKRFAISRGASGIIIIPNLIDEPNFDWAEIKTNYLFENVQLAYSVTSNLSVLLNPNIADNLFIGSQFSLNDIYDMHIKNRMMSFPLLTKISFKGVFERRDFISSNIIGMIEGKDNELKDSYMVVSAHYDHLGIGPEVNGDSVYNGVFDNAIGVSVLLEIASAIKTENIQPKRSIIFALFTGEEKGLLGSRYYVDHSPVPLYKTIANLNIDGIASFDKFNSVVGIGSEYSNLNNFLALAASQLGLSVTNVPPIFKISDAFSSSDQISFAVAGVPSILILEGIDYQNISKEKGIEKFIEFSKMYYHTPQDDLSLPINYDAVLQHSEFLMQFILAVCNSTKEPEWNENSPYLNTRLRSIAEKR, encoded by the coding sequence ATGCAATTATCTAAGAAAATTACATATTATCTTTTTTTCATATTGGTGAATAATGTTTTTGCTCAAAATCCTGCAACAAGTATTTCTATCGAGAAAATTCAGAAACATGTTTCATTTCTTGGCAGTGATATTTTTGAGGGAAGAGGGACCGGAACAACCGGTGGTGAATTAGCCGCAAAATATTTAGCACAAGAATTTTCTAAGTTGGATATAATTCCACTTGGTTCGAACGGGACATATTATCAATACATTCCAATGCACGGAAGCGAACCTAAAATTGAATCCCGCTTAACAATTTATGATAGGGATGAGAATCAAACTTCACTAAAATTATTAAACGATTATATCTTGTTAGAAGACGGAGATCAAACCTTTACACCGATGCCTTTACAATTAATTTTTGCCGGTTATGGAATTATAGCACCCGAATATGATTATAATGATTTTCAGTCAATTAATGTAGAAGGAAAAGTTGTAGTTGTAATTGAAGGCGAACCAACATCGAATGACTTTAAATACTTCGACGGAGCAAATCCAACTATTTATAGTTTAGTGGAATCAAAAAAAAGATTTGCTATTTCGCGCGGTGCAAGCGGGATAATAATCATACCGAATTTAATAGATGAACCAAATTTTGATTGGGCAGAAATAAAAACCAATTATTTATTCGAGAATGTTCAACTTGCTTATTCGGTTACATCAAATCTTAGCGTGTTGTTAAATCCCAACATAGCAGATAATCTTTTTATTGGTTCGCAGTTTTCGCTTAATGATATTTACGATATGCATATCAAAAACAGAATGATGAGCTTTCCTTTATTAACAAAAATTAGTTTTAAAGGAGTATTTGAAAGAAGAGATTTTATCTCGTCAAATATTATCGGAATGATTGAAGGAAAAGATAATGAATTGAAAGATTCATATATGGTTGTTTCCGCACACTACGATCATCTGGGTATTGGTCCTGAGGTTAATGGAGATTCAGTCTATAACGGTGTATTTGATAATGCAATTGGTGTTTCGGTTTTGTTAGAAATTGCTTCAGCAATAAAAACAGAAAACATACAACCCAAACGATCGATAATATTTGCTTTATTTACCGGTGAAGAAAAAGGATTACTTGGTTCTAGATATTACGTGGATCACTCGCCTGTTCCGCTTTACAAGACAATTGCTAATTTAAACATTGATGGAATTGCATCATTTGACAAATTTAATAGTGTCGTAGGCATCGGAAGTGAGTATTCCAATCTTAATAATTTCCTAGCCTTAGCAGCTAGTCAACTGGGTTTAAGTGTTACGAATGTTCCTCCAATATTTAAGATTAGTGATGCATTCAGTAGTTCTGATCAGATATCTTTTGCTGTTGCTGGTGTTCCTTCTATTTTAATATTAGAAGGAATTGATTATCAAAATATATCGAAGGAAAAAGGAATTGAGAAATTCATTGAGTTCAGCAAAATGTATTATCATACTCCGCAAGATGATTTAAGTCTGCCAATTAATTATGACGCTGTTTTACAACATTCCGAGTTTTTAATGCAATTTATTCTAGCAGTTTGTAATTCTACTAAAGAACCGGAATGGAATGAGAATTCACCATATCTAAATACCAGACTCCGTTCAATCGCAGAGAAACGATAA
- a CDS encoding phosphate ABC transporter substrate-binding protein — protein MKIRSLLDIVLIIVLAGCTSSNYEVATIRIKGSDTMLQLTEKLAAQYMKGNPSVSIYVSGGGTASGVNSLINNEVDIATASRNLKAEEAKLLAEYYGSLGMYYLIAKDALSIYINQNNPVKEFTLSELKKIFLCEINNWKELGGENKMIQTVIRTPNSGTHLYFLEHVLEGSQYCNNSVVLPTTESVIDFIDENENAIGYGGIGYKEDITHAAINGIESSEANARNDRYPITRYLHFFTSKTPTGAIKNFIDWVLSPAGQKVVKDSGFIPLWEISY, from the coding sequence ATGAAAATAAGATCATTATTAGATATTGTTTTAATAATTGTTCTAGCCGGCTGCACTTCTTCAAATTATGAAGTCGCAACTATACGTATTAAGGGGTCTGATACTATGCTGCAACTTACAGAGAAACTAGCAGCACAATATATGAAGGGAAACCCAAGTGTTTCAATATATGTTTCCGGTGGTGGAACAGCAAGCGGAGTAAATTCGCTAATTAATAATGAAGTTGATATTGCAACGGCATCAAGAAATCTAAAAGCCGAAGAAGCAAAATTACTTGCCGAATATTATGGTTCTCTTGGCATGTACTATTTAATTGCAAAAGATGCACTAAGTATTTACATAAATCAAAACAATCCGGTAAAAGAATTTACGCTTTCAGAATTAAAAAAAATATTTTTATGTGAAATTAATAATTGGAAAGAACTTGGAGGCGAGAATAAGATGATTCAGACTGTAATCAGGACTCCAAATTCGGGAACTCATTTATACTTTTTAGAACATGTTTTGGAGGGTTCACAATACTGTAATAATTCTGTTGTTTTACCAACAACTGAATCCGTTATTGATTTCATTGATGAAAATGAAAATGCAATAGGTTATGGAGGAATCGGATATAAAGAAGATATAACTCATGCCGCAATAAATGGAATTGAGTCTTCGGAAGCTAACGCCAGAAACGATAGATACCCAATTACACGTTACCTGCATTTCTTCACTTCAAAAACACCAACCGGGGCTATTAAAAATTTTATTGATTGGGTTTTGAGTCCGGCCGGACAAAAAGTCGTAAAAGATTCAGGATTTATTCCGTTGTGGGAGATTTCTTATTAA
- a CDS encoding beta galactosidase jelly roll domain-containing protein gives MKTSIQKILVLVLLILIPSAIKADEWERVVNLRGYWKFTIGDDLKWSSPNHNDNSWEDIRVPSSWESQGFHGYNGYAWYRTTFELPRDAEGYSIKIQLGYIDDVDEVYLNGNLIGKSGSFPPNYYTAYNVNRSYPIPDKYLNKHGINTIAVRVFDSQLDGGITGGDIGVFAYTGGMKLDLNLEGEWKISAGDNFEWKDANFNDRDWESIFVPGYWEPQGWTDYDGFAWYRLEFTVPEKLKGKKLVMVLGKIDDLDEAYINGKKVGSTGVIDSKWESNFSNEYAEFRGYFLADDVIKFGEKNILAVRVYDGYLDGGIYEGPIGLITQDKYRTYWKEKKRKKNIWDIIFGN, from the coding sequence ATGAAAACATCTATTCAGAAAATATTAGTACTAGTTCTTCTCATTTTAATTCCTTCGGCAATTAAAGCGGACGAGTGGGAAAGAGTAGTCAACCTTAGAGGTTATTGGAAATTTACAATTGGTGATGATTTGAAGTGGTCATCGCCAAACCATAATGATAATAGCTGGGAAGATATCCGTGTTCCATCATCTTGGGAATCTCAAGGATTTCATGGTTATAATGGTTACGCATGGTACAGAACAACTTTTGAATTACCAAGGGATGCAGAGGGATACAGTATAAAAATACAGTTGGGGTATATTGATGATGTTGATGAAGTTTACTTAAATGGTAATTTAATCGGTAAGTCCGGCAGTTTTCCTCCAAATTATTATACGGCATATAATGTTAATCGAAGTTATCCTATTCCGGATAAGTATTTAAATAAACATGGCATTAATACAATTGCCGTAAGAGTCTTTGATTCTCAACTTGACGGCGGAATAACTGGCGGAGATATTGGAGTATTTGCATACACTGGTGGAATGAAACTTGATCTAAACCTCGAAGGCGAATGGAAAATTAGTGCCGGGGACAATTTTGAATGGAAAGATGCAAATTTTAATGATAGAGATTGGGAATCTATTTTTGTTCCTGGCTATTGGGAACCACAAGGCTGGACTGATTATGATGGATTTGCTTGGTATAGGTTAGAGTTTACAGTCCCGGAGAAATTAAAAGGTAAGAAACTTGTAATGGTCCTCGGCAAAATTGATGACTTGGATGAAGCATATATCAACGGTAAAAAAGTTGGTTCTACAGGTGTGATTGATAGTAAATGGGAATCAAATTTTTCAAATGAGTATGCCGAATTTAGAGGTTATTTTTTAGCGGATGATGTTATAAAATTTGGTGAAAAAAATATTTTAGCTGTTAGGGTGTATGATGGCTACTTGGATGGTGGAATCTATGAAGGACCAATCGGATTAATTACACAAGATAAGTATCGTACTTATTGGAAAGAGAAAAAACGTAAAAAAAATATTTGGGATATAATTTTCGGAAATTAG
- a CDS encoding response regulator transcription factor encodes MPKILIVEDEPSMRLGLKDNLEYESYEVEIAEDGKVGLEKIHSSKYDLILLDVMLPKISGFDVCKTIRKEGNTTPVILLTAKGEEIDKVLGLELGADDYITKPFSLRELLARIKAVLRRSENLSNQDHSIIKIGKLDINFETYNAFENGNSVQMSHKEFEVLNYLWKKKNNTVSRDELLANIWGEDVYITTRTIDNFVLKLRQKIEIDSNHPQVILTVHGIGYKLINA; translated from the coding sequence ATGCCAAAGATATTGATAGTTGAAGACGAACCAAGTATGCGATTAGGATTAAAAGATAATCTTGAATATGAAAGCTATGAAGTCGAAATAGCAGAAGACGGAAAAGTTGGATTAGAAAAAATTCATTCATCTAAATATGATTTAATATTGCTGGATGTAATGCTTCCAAAAATATCCGGATTCGATGTATGCAAGACTATAAGGAAAGAAGGAAACACAACTCCGGTAATATTGCTCACGGCAAAAGGTGAAGAAATTGATAAAGTGTTAGGACTTGAACTCGGTGCAGATGATTACATAACAAAACCTTTCAGTTTACGCGAATTACTAGCAAGAATAAAAGCTGTTCTTAGAAGAAGTGAAAATTTATCGAACCAAGACCATTCAATAATTAAAATCGGCAAACTCGATATTAATTTTGAAACTTATAATGCATTTGAAAACGGAAACTCTGTTCAAATGTCGCATAAGGAATTTGAAGTACTCAATTATCTTTGGAAGAAAAAAAACAATACAGTTTCTCGTGATGAGCTTCTTGCTAATATTTGGGGTGAGGATGTTTATATAACAACACGTACGATAGATAATTTTGTTTTGAAACTTCGTCAGAAAATCGAAATAGATTCAAACCACCCGCAAGTAATTTTGACTGTTCATGGAATTGGTTACAAGTTAATCAATGCTTAA
- a CDS encoding ATP-binding protein — protein MNSTLKKIIIPLLLVVMLPILSYTFYEITSLNETEEVIQEIYLNQLDAILNSVNQYSDLVITSWVNDINSAIDKNVNTYLKSQNIFDELFHRNKSLLQIFIVHDTLTQNGITFKQETASDKEKLKNVISANTGKIERLFRYIQADYRKVEPLESTIGQNQFLAVLLTVNQKETLAIIEINPSIYIENVLRPLIIEAAGEKFAISCNSENDIHEFNFDESVSDKHPDVKSNLWILPNYELGIKIKGRTLKGLTAERTYTNLIILLFMNFIIIGGIIFIYRSIRKEIQLAQIKSDFVSNVSHELRTPLALISMFAETLEMGRVQNEDKRNEYYRIISQESNRLSRIVNSILSFSKIEAGKRTYNFSNTDLNELIQQIYDNYKFHLSNKKFNFRFEPAENILSVKIDREAISEAVINLIDNAVKYSEEKKRIVIRTFNRVNEIGIEVEDNGIGISKDDQQKIFDKFFRVSTGLVHNTKGTGLGLTIVKHVIDAHNARIELESEPGKGSTFRIIFNAVIS, from the coding sequence ATGAACAGCACATTAAAGAAGATTATAATTCCACTGTTACTCGTTGTAATGCTTCCAATATTAAGCTATACATTTTATGAAATTACATCGCTAAACGAAACCGAAGAAGTTATTCAAGAAATATATTTGAACCAACTTGACGCGATTCTTAATTCGGTTAATCAATATTCTGACTTGGTAATTACATCTTGGGTTAATGATATAAACTCTGCTATTGATAAAAATGTTAACACTTATTTAAAGTCACAAAATATTTTTGATGAACTATTCCACCGTAACAAATCCTTATTGCAAATTTTTATAGTTCACGATACGCTTACACAAAATGGAATAACGTTTAAACAAGAAACAGCTTCTGATAAAGAAAAATTAAAAAATGTGATATCAGCAAACACCGGTAAAATTGAAAGACTTTTTAGGTACATTCAAGCTGATTATAGAAAGGTTGAACCGCTTGAATCAACTATTGGGCAAAATCAGTTCCTTGCTGTTTTATTAACCGTGAACCAAAAAGAAACACTCGCAATCATTGAAATTAATCCATCGATTTATATTGAAAATGTACTGCGCCCTTTAATTATCGAAGCGGCCGGAGAAAAGTTTGCAATCTCTTGTAACTCAGAAAATGATATTCATGAATTTAACTTTGATGAATCTGTTTCGGATAAACATCCGGATGTAAAAAGTAATCTATGGATTTTGCCGAACTACGAACTCGGAATTAAAATAAAAGGCAGAACACTTAAGGGGTTAACAGCAGAAAGAACTTATACTAACCTTATAATTCTCCTTTTTATGAATTTTATAATAATCGGGGGAATCATTTTTATTTACCGATCTATTCGTAAAGAAATTCAACTGGCTCAAATTAAATCGGATTTCGTCTCAAATGTTTCCCACGAATTGAGAACACCGCTTGCATTAATCAGTATGTTTGCCGAAACACTCGAAATGGGAAGGGTGCAGAATGAAGATAAAAGAAATGAGTACTATAGAATTATAAGTCAAGAATCAAATCGGTTAAGCAGAATTGTAAATTCAATTTTGAGTTTTTCTAAAATTGAAGCAGGAAAGAGAACTTACAATTTTTCGAATACTGATTTAAATGAACTTATCCAGCAGATATATGATAATTATAAATTTCATCTATCGAATAAAAAATTCAATTTTAGATTTGAACCAGCAGAAAATATTCTTTCTGTTAAAATTGATCGAGAAGCAATATCCGAAGCTGTTATTAACTTAATTGATAATGCTGTAAAATACAGCGAAGAGAAAAAAAGAATCGTTATACGAACTTTTAATCGGGTAAATGAAATCGGAATTGAAGTAGAGGATAATGGAATAGGAATTTCTAAAGATGATCAACAAAAAATCTTTGATAAATTTTTTAGAGTTTCAACCGGACTAGTTCATAACACAAAAGGTACCGGATTAGGTTTGACGATTGTTAAGCATGTTATTGATGCACATAATGCTAGGATAGAATTAGAAAGCGAACCGGGCAAAGGATCAACTTTTAGAATAATATTTAATGCAGTAATAAGTTAA